One window of the Halobacillus litoralis genome contains the following:
- a CDS encoding YisL family protein gives MAHLHITSWVIALILVVLVTSFTKSGKEKAAKILHMILRLFYLLILYSGGSLFASYNEYGVLVIIKLLIGLWAIAAMEMVAVKTKKRKPVGIWWAQLIIAVVIAMILGFGFLGAGILPA, from the coding sequence TTGGCACACTTACATATCACCTCATGGGTTATCGCCCTCATTCTTGTTGTCCTTGTTACATCATTTACGAAGAGCGGAAAGGAAAAAGCAGCGAAAATCTTACACATGATCCTTCGTCTGTTTTATTTGCTCATTCTTTATTCCGGAGGTTCGTTGTTTGCAAGCTATAATGAATATGGCGTACTCGTCATCATCAAGCTGCTGATCGGGCTCTGGGCAATTGCTGCAATGGAAATGGTTGCAGTGAAAACCAAGAAGAGAAAACCAGTGGGCATTTGGTGGGCGCAGTTGATTATAGCTGTAGTCATTGCCATGATTCTCGGTTTCGGATTTTTAGGCGCGGGTATTTTACCGGCATAA
- a CDS encoding spore germination protein GerPB, producing MNLTVHQSIYIHVLRIGTVANSSIVQIGSSGVIQAKSDLLNTGAYKKPAPEAQPKDGEIIIPEPGTASLVPLSIT from the coding sequence ATGAATCTCACCGTCCATCAGTCGATTTACATTCACGTCCTGCGGATCGGAACTGTTGCCAATTCGTCGATCGTCCAAATAGGAAGTTCCGGGGTCATTCAAGCGAAATCCGACCTTCTAAATACTGGGGCCTACAAAAAACCTGCTCCAGAAGCACAACCGAAAGATGGTGAAATCATTATTCCTGAACCTGGAACAGCCTCGCTTGTTCCACTTTCGATAACATAG
- a CDS encoding HNH endonuclease: protein MGETCDLCNRSPVKTTEHHLIPKQYGGVEGPTVILCQACHRQIHVIFTNQELAGFYNTMDRLQDHPEIKKYLHWVKKQDPEKRISTSKPNHRKRK from the coding sequence ATGGGGGAGACCTGTGATTTATGCAACCGGTCACCTGTGAAAACGACGGAACACCATCTTATTCCGAAGCAATACGGTGGTGTGGAAGGGCCGACGGTAATCCTTTGTCAGGCATGTCATCGCCAAATCCACGTCATTTTCACAAATCAAGAGTTAGCGGGGTTCTACAACACCATGGATCGCTTGCAAGATCATCCAGAGATAAAGAAATATTTACACTGGGTGAAAAAGCAGGATCCCGAAAAACGGATCAGCACAAGTAAACCAAATCACAGGAAAAGGAAATAA
- a CDS encoding spore germination protein, with amino-acid sequence MPAIVGPISINSVGGGVVNFGDSFYLSPKSTSKTNAGSGALNTGNWIITNNGLSSTNPFDPDIADQNITANA; translated from the coding sequence ATGCCGGCTATCGTCGGTCCCATCAGTATCAACAGTGTAGGTGGCGGAGTTGTAAACTTTGGAGATTCATTCTATCTCTCCCCGAAAAGCACCTCGAAAACCAACGCAGGATCAGGAGCACTCAACACAGGCAACTGGATCATAACAAATAACGGATTAAGCTCCACCAACCCATTCGACCCGGATATTGCCGATCAGAATATCACCGCCAATGCGTAA
- the gerPC gene encoding spore germination protein GerPC, giving the protein MNYNQSWQMWIQQMMQQMEQQQKMIEQLQKKIDRLQTTEHPPKTVIEKIEYHFDQLKIETLEGTLQIGLTPNGSELSDLGDLYSKQGQQLPQNDDQVLHALQEYMTSDVPSWMNQYVRDHDIQVSDTHKERMIEDVRKQLPHRMEYYRHENPDAPPETLFHQIKSEVQHSMAQYFETFQGDDDR; this is encoded by the coding sequence TTGAATTACAATCAATCATGGCAGATGTGGATCCAACAAATGATGCAGCAGATGGAGCAGCAGCAGAAAATGATTGAACAGTTGCAAAAAAAAATCGATCGGCTGCAGACGACGGAGCACCCACCCAAAACCGTCATAGAAAAAATCGAGTATCATTTCGATCAATTGAAAATCGAGACGCTCGAAGGAACCCTGCAAATTGGACTCACACCAAATGGCTCCGAACTATCTGATCTCGGAGATTTATATAGCAAACAAGGACAGCAACTGCCTCAAAATGATGACCAAGTACTGCATGCGTTACAAGAATACATGACATCTGATGTTCCATCCTGGATGAATCAATATGTTCGCGATCACGACATTCAGGTGAGTGACACCCATAAAGAACGAATGATCGAAGATGTTCGCAAACAATTGCCTCACCGCATGGAATATTACCGCCATGAAAATCCGGATGCACCGCCGGAAACCCTCTTTCACCAAATCAAATCAGAGGTCCAGCATTCCATGGCGCAGTACTTTGAAACTTTTCAAGGAGATGATGATCGATGA
- a CDS encoding spore germination protein GerPE — protein MAKSTWSLMIKRMVYVDNVEVQSIAIASTFEIGDVHRAAPFSKVLAVQKEGANFVSDTFNFEDYPIFSLKPTPPLAPVNVESFFYQNRPIQVDDVRIIGASTAAVVQMGGIDHIDSLNYTKHFRLLEDEQ, from the coding sequence ATGGCCAAGTCGACGTGGTCCCTAATGATTAAACGGATGGTTTATGTTGACAACGTAGAAGTACAATCCATCGCTATTGCGTCGACATTTGAAATTGGGGATGTTCACCGGGCAGCGCCTTTTTCCAAAGTTCTGGCTGTCCAAAAAGAAGGAGCCAATTTCGTGTCTGATACATTCAACTTTGAAGATTATCCTATTTTTTCATTGAAACCCACCCCGCCCCTGGCTCCTGTCAACGTTGAATCTTTCTTTTACCAAAACCGCCCCATTCAAGTTGATGATGTCCGGATCATAGGAGCCTCCACTGCTGCAGTAGTGCAAATGGGAGGCATTGATCATATTGATTCCCTCAACTATACCAAACACTTCCGACTCCTGGAAGATGAACAATAA
- the asnB gene encoding asparagine synthase (glutamine-hydrolyzing), whose protein sequence is MCGIVGWIDHTQRSEKKASILDQMADTLKHRGPDDYQKWMDGPAAFGHQRLIVVDPAGGRQPMIRKARDEEYILCYNGELYNTDEVRDKLKAEGWTFASHSDTEVVLVSYMAWGSSCVDHLNGIFAFSIWEKNRERLFLVRDRLGVKPLFYSDRTDGVMFASEMKAILAHPDVEPTVDLNGIHEILSLGPSRTPGEGVFKEIHELRPGHRAVWEKGKLSIDRYWNVQSTPHEDDFDETVARVRELFMDASQRQLVSDVKLGTFLSGGVDSSAITAIAAKQYEQEQKGALQTFSIDYKDQEKFFKKNAFQPDRDEAFIKLVSDQNQTHHLIMEAKTEDLVSRLKRAVELRDLPGMADVDSSLLWFCEEIKNHVTVALSGECADEIFGGYPWFYRKEDKDRKGFPWIRSLNERVTLVRDDLKDDIDIEWYMLKRYQETVAETPLLDGEDEDSKKHRQMLYLNMNWFMQTLLERKDRMSMGASLEVRVPFSDHRLVEYVWNVPWSMKFHNNQEKGLLREALRGILPDKVLFRKKNPYPKTFHPDYTKAVCTWMNEILFDPNAPLFDIFDREQVRKLNASEGKSIDTPWFGQLMTGPQLIAHLCQIDHWLRTYKVKLV, encoded by the coding sequence ATGTGTGGAATTGTGGGATGGATCGATCATACTCAAAGATCAGAAAAAAAGGCTTCCATACTGGATCAAATGGCGGACACGTTAAAACATCGTGGGCCGGACGATTATCAAAAATGGATGGATGGGCCGGCTGCGTTCGGTCATCAGCGATTGATCGTTGTCGATCCTGCTGGAGGCAGACAGCCGATGATCCGGAAAGCCCGGGATGAAGAATACATCTTGTGCTACAATGGAGAACTTTATAATACAGACGAAGTAAGAGACAAGTTGAAGGCTGAAGGATGGACCTTCGCTTCCCATTCAGATACAGAAGTGGTCCTTGTCAGTTACATGGCGTGGGGCAGTTCATGTGTCGATCATTTGAATGGAATCTTCGCTTTCAGCATTTGGGAGAAAAATCGGGAGCGATTGTTTTTGGTACGTGATCGTCTGGGAGTCAAGCCGCTTTTTTACAGTGACAGAACTGATGGGGTTATGTTTGCTTCTGAGATGAAGGCGATTCTTGCCCATCCCGATGTAGAGCCGACAGTGGACCTTAATGGAATTCATGAAATCCTCTCATTAGGACCATCACGCACACCTGGTGAAGGGGTGTTTAAAGAAATTCACGAACTGCGCCCTGGCCACCGGGCCGTTTGGGAAAAAGGAAAACTGTCGATCGATCGGTATTGGAATGTCCAAAGCACCCCACATGAAGATGATTTTGATGAAACGGTCGCTAGGGTCCGCGAATTATTCATGGATGCTTCTCAGCGCCAGCTTGTTTCAGATGTGAAACTCGGGACATTCTTATCCGGGGGAGTTGATTCAAGCGCTATTACCGCAATTGCTGCTAAGCAGTATGAACAAGAACAAAAGGGAGCGTTGCAGACGTTCTCGATTGATTATAAAGACCAGGAGAAATTTTTTAAAAAGAATGCCTTCCAACCGGACCGGGATGAAGCTTTCATCAAATTGGTCAGCGATCAAAATCAAACCCACCACCTTATAATGGAAGCAAAAACCGAGGATTTGGTCAGTCGCTTGAAGCGGGCGGTTGAACTCCGTGACTTGCCTGGGATGGCAGATGTCGATTCCTCCCTGCTATGGTTTTGTGAAGAAATCAAAAACCATGTGACCGTAGCTTTATCAGGGGAATGCGCCGATGAAATTTTCGGCGGCTATCCGTGGTTTTATAGGAAAGAAGATAAAGACAGGAAAGGCTTTCCCTGGATCCGCTCCTTGAATGAACGGGTAACTCTTGTCAGGGATGATTTAAAAGACGACATCGATATCGAATGGTATATGCTGAAACGTTATCAGGAAACGGTGGCAGAGACACCACTTCTGGATGGGGAAGATGAAGACTCAAAAAAACACCGGCAAATGTTATATTTGAATATGAACTGGTTTATGCAGACATTGCTCGAGCGGAAGGACCGGATGAGCATGGGAGCGAGCTTAGAGGTCCGTGTCCCATTCAGTGATCACCGGCTCGTAGAGTATGTGTGGAATGTACCTTGGAGTATGAAATTCCATAACAACCAGGAAAAAGGATTACTGCGAGAGGCGTTGCGTGGCATTCTTCCGGATAAAGTGCTGTTCAGAAAAAAGAATCCTTACCCCAAAACGTTCCATCCTGATTATACCAAAGCCGTCTGTACGTGGATGAATGAGATTTTATTCGATCCAAACGCACCGCTGTTCGATATTTTTGACCGTGAACAAGTGAGGAAATTGAATGCATCTGAAGGGAAGTCTATTGATACACCCTGGTTTGGTCAATTGATGACAGGTCCTCAATTGATTGCCCACCTTTGTCAGATTGACCATTGGCTGCGTACGTATAAAGTCAAATTGGTATGA
- a CDS encoding spore gernimation protein GerPD, whose translation MNHIVHNYGLHVGNIRVTGVSSSSVFLIGDNKTIRMHSFFDTPPESLIIGPFEDVEENGQVDVVPND comes from the coding sequence ATGAATCATATTGTCCACAACTATGGCCTGCACGTAGGAAATATTCGCGTGACAGGCGTTTCTTCTTCTTCCGTCTTCCTGATTGGTGATAATAAAACCATCCGTATGCACTCATTCTTCGACACTCCGCCAGAATCATTGATCATCGGCCCTTTTGAAGATGTAGAGGAAAATGGCCAAGTCGACGTGGTCCCTAATGATTAA
- a CDS encoding GDYXXLXY domain-containing protein — translation MKKRWVFYTLVSLQVLFIVLMSVSYYAMDLWGKSITLQTAPVDPRDPFYGDYVTLSYEIEEVPEDKWAAETDVDRGERVFLLLEENEEGIHELVEASTLFPEPNGEQVVLTAKHNWSDPSTGQHRVEIGLNRYYIEENTGLDWEERGEGLVEIVLAPWKQKKIVSLK, via the coding sequence ATGAAAAAGCGCTGGGTATTTTACACACTTGTGAGTTTGCAAGTCCTATTCATTGTTTTGATGTCCGTTTCCTATTATGCAATGGACTTATGGGGGAAATCGATTACATTACAAACAGCCCCTGTCGATCCCCGCGATCCATTCTATGGAGATTACGTAACACTCTCCTATGAGATAGAGGAAGTCCCGGAGGACAAATGGGCGGCAGAGACGGACGTCGATCGTGGAGAACGTGTCTTTCTTTTGTTGGAAGAAAATGAAGAAGGAATCCACGAGCTTGTAGAAGCTTCAACATTGTTTCCGGAACCAAATGGAGAACAAGTCGTGTTGACGGCTAAGCATAACTGGTCAGATCCATCTACCGGACAGCATAGGGTCGAAATCGGATTGAATCGATACTATATCGAAGAAAATACCGGGTTGGACTGGGAAGAGAGGGGAGAAGGACTTGTTGAAATTGTCCTGGCGCCATGGAAGCAGAAAAAAATCGTTTCTTTGAAGTGA
- a CDS encoding spore germination protein, which translates to MPAKVGAVKVISLSSSSIFNIGDVYNMAPQASAKTFAGGGSFNTGDGIRINLNRADTFVNDSELIDQSLINNA; encoded by the coding sequence ATGCCAGCAAAAGTGGGAGCCGTCAAAGTCATATCCCTCTCCTCTTCAAGCATTTTCAATATAGGTGATGTGTACAACATGGCTCCACAAGCGTCTGCCAAAACTTTTGCTGGAGGTGGATCTTTCAATACAGGAGATGGCATCAGAATCAATCTGAACCGGGCTGACACGTTCGTTAATGATTCAGAACTTATTGATCAATCCCTGATCAATAATGCATAG
- a CDS encoding DUF2157 domain-containing protein, which produces MNRDQLIKESEKWVDEAIITEAQREQLLGRYPKKQNKPMLLSFAAILIGLGFLTFVASNWSYLTDIGRLAILLTSLLSFYIIGEWVYRKRSKRVGVSLILIALLVFGSSIFLVGQMYHYTTFSAFPFFLWSLVGFGLYMILKETTFFHATLIIMTVGQLYSGIVYQDFHLWLGLLFILGMGAVVKQTRALPHIMAFSISYVLQAVILVFSEGVPSYWLIAFFLLLYVMDDFLIEKGKRRIFKTSSILSIFTMLLLQVFFLGNEYVGELTESSLYFFLVWAILFVFAVIRSAMSSTNYYWIDLLLFVPVFRFEFGDVLSLVILFLYALLWLVSGYQQEVTRWINKGTVAFLLTTFVAYFQLAWDFMNRSLFFFVGGLLLFVLSYFLEKKRRTFHKGGEDK; this is translated from the coding sequence TTGAACCGTGATCAACTCATCAAGGAAAGTGAAAAATGGGTGGACGAAGCAATAATTACTGAAGCTCAACGGGAACAGCTGCTTGGGAGGTACCCGAAAAAGCAGAACAAACCGATGCTGCTGAGTTTTGCGGCTATCTTAATCGGGTTAGGTTTTTTGACTTTTGTTGCATCCAACTGGTCGTACTTGACTGATATCGGACGGCTTGCCATTCTTCTGACTTCGCTTCTGAGTTTTTATATCATTGGAGAATGGGTATACCGTAAGCGTTCAAAACGGGTGGGTGTCAGTTTGATTCTGATTGCTTTGCTCGTATTCGGTTCAAGCATTTTTCTCGTCGGTCAAATGTATCATTATACAACCTTCAGTGCGTTTCCTTTTTTCCTTTGGTCTTTAGTGGGCTTCGGGTTGTATATGATTCTCAAGGAGACCACATTTTTCCACGCCACACTCATTATCATGACCGTCGGACAGTTGTATAGTGGCATCGTCTATCAGGATTTCCATTTATGGCTGGGCTTATTATTCATACTGGGGATGGGAGCTGTGGTTAAACAGACAAGAGCGCTCCCTCACATCATGGCGTTCAGTATCAGTTACGTGCTTCAAGCGGTCATCCTTGTGTTCAGTGAAGGGGTGCCATCCTATTGGCTGATTGCTTTCTTCCTGCTGCTTTATGTTATGGATGATTTTTTGATAGAAAAAGGGAAGCGCCGTATTTTCAAGACATCAAGCATCCTTTCCATTTTTACGATGCTTTTATTACAAGTGTTCTTTCTAGGCAACGAATATGTCGGCGAACTGACGGAATCCTCTTTGTACTTTTTCCTGGTCTGGGCGATTTTGTTCGTATTTGCAGTCATTCGTTCTGCGATGAGCTCGACCAATTATTACTGGATTGATCTGCTATTGTTCGTACCTGTGTTCCGGTTCGAATTCGGTGATGTGCTGTCACTGGTCATCTTATTCTTGTATGCATTGCTATGGCTCGTCTCTGGCTATCAACAAGAAGTTACCCGCTGGATCAATAAAGGGACCGTCGCTTTTTTATTGACGACATTCGTCGCCTACTTTCAGCTTGCCTGGGACTTTATGAATCGCTCGCTCTTTTTCTTCGTCGGCGGATTGCTTTTGTTTGTACTCAGTTATTTTCTGGAGAAGAAAAGACGTACGTTCCATAAAGGAGGCGAGGACAAATGA
- a CDS encoding DUF418 domain-containing protein, with protein sequence MKMTASPLGESERLDWVDAARGLAILGIFMVNVPAFNAPYFIYGGEEQFWPSSLSHNVQMMIDIFFQASFYTLFSFMFGFGIQMMKDRLVEKDIPFRPVIFRRLLVLTGFGFIHAFLIWHGDILLSYGVLGLILLAFFQTSPKTLLAWAYGMLAFLIIPLTFSMFVMRGQLQGVVNHQAIEDAITNYSQGTILDIWSQNLADWSYANYYMNLPLLALSLIPMFLFGMYVCRKRWLHEPSQHLKTIKKIWVMTGLLFLVFKAGPHLYGNPEWFQLAQDSVGGTASAIFYVLSITLLFRTEVGARMVHPLTWVGRMSLSNYILQSIFCFILFYSVGFGFYGEVPPIVSVLIVITFYTLQVILSKAWLKRFRYGPLEWLWRTLTYGKKQPLKRKSKAAS encoded by the coding sequence ATGAAAATGACAGCTTCACCTCTGGGTGAATCGGAGCGGCTTGATTGGGTCGACGCAGCACGCGGTCTGGCTATCCTTGGAATCTTCATGGTGAATGTGCCGGCTTTCAATGCTCCATATTTCATATATGGAGGGGAAGAGCAGTTCTGGCCTTCTTCTCTCAGCCATAATGTACAAATGATGATTGATATATTTTTCCAGGCCAGCTTCTATACATTGTTTTCTTTCATGTTCGGTTTCGGCATCCAAATGATGAAGGATCGGTTAGTTGAAAAAGACATACCGTTTCGACCGGTTATCTTCAGACGGTTACTTGTGTTGACGGGATTCGGCTTCATTCACGCTTTTCTGATTTGGCATGGAGATATTTTATTATCATATGGTGTGCTTGGATTGATTTTACTCGCTTTTTTCCAGACATCGCCCAAAACTTTACTGGCATGGGCTTACGGGATGTTGGCCTTTCTAATAATCCCTCTTACCTTTTCGATGTTTGTGATGCGAGGCCAACTGCAGGGAGTTGTAAATCATCAAGCGATTGAAGATGCTATCACTAACTACAGCCAAGGGACGATTCTGGATATATGGTCGCAAAACCTGGCTGACTGGAGCTATGCCAATTATTATATGAACCTTCCACTTCTAGCGTTAAGTTTAATCCCGATGTTTTTATTCGGGATGTACGTCTGCCGGAAACGTTGGCTTCATGAACCATCCCAGCATTTGAAAACGATTAAGAAGATTTGGGTAATGACAGGTTTGTTGTTTCTTGTGTTCAAAGCAGGGCCGCACTTATATGGCAATCCAGAGTGGTTCCAATTAGCGCAGGACAGTGTCGGCGGCACGGCATCTGCCATCTTTTATGTGTTGTCGATTACTCTATTATTCAGAACCGAAGTTGGTGCGCGGATGGTTCATCCATTGACATGGGTGGGAAGAATGTCGCTTTCCAATTATATTTTGCAGTCGATCTTTTGCTTTATCCTCTTTTACTCTGTCGGATTCGGTTTTTACGGTGAGGTACCGCCGATTGTAAGCGTGCTGATTGTGATAACTTTCTATACGCTGCAAGTGATTTTAAGTAAAGCGTGGCTGAAGCGGTTTCGATATGGACCGCTTGAGTGGTTATGGCGGACATTGACATATGGCAAGAAGCAGCCATTGAAACGAAAGAGTAAGGCTGCTTCATAA
- a CDS encoding ornithine--oxo-acid transaminase, with amino-acid sequence MSVISSQNIIDQTQEYGAKNYHPLPIVIAKAEGVWVEDPEGNRYMDMLSAYSAVNQGHRHPKIIQALNDQANRVTLTSRAFHNDQLGPWYEKICKLTNKEMALPMNTGAEAVETAIKAARRWAYDVKKVEENQAEIIACTGNFHGRTMTAVSLSSEEEYKRGFGPMLPGIKLIPYGDVDALKEAITENTAGFLLEPIQGEAGIVMPPEGFLKEAYEVCQDENVLFIADEIQAGLGRSGKMFACDWENVSPDMLILGKALGGGVFPISCVVANKDVLGVFNPGSHGSTFGGNPLACAVSVASLEVLEEEKLASRSLELGNYMMKELKSIDNPKIKEVRGKGLFIGVEMTEPARSYCEELKEKGLLCKETHENVIRFGPPLVIEKEDLDWAIAQIKEVLS; translated from the coding sequence ATGTCTGTAATCAGCAGTCAGAACATTATTGACCAAACGCAAGAATACGGAGCGAAAAACTATCACCCACTTCCGATCGTCATCGCAAAAGCGGAAGGTGTCTGGGTAGAGGACCCTGAAGGGAATCGCTATATGGATATGTTAAGCGCTTACTCAGCGGTTAACCAGGGACACCGTCATCCGAAAATCATTCAGGCCCTCAACGATCAGGCCAACCGTGTAACGCTCACTTCCCGTGCTTTTCACAACGATCAGCTCGGTCCTTGGTATGAAAAAATCTGTAAACTGACCAACAAAGAAATGGCACTTCCGATGAACACGGGAGCTGAGGCTGTCGAGACAGCGATCAAAGCGGCTCGACGCTGGGCATATGATGTTAAAAAAGTGGAAGAGAATCAAGCGGAAATCATCGCCTGTACCGGCAACTTTCACGGCCGTACGATGACAGCTGTTTCACTTTCTTCTGAAGAAGAATATAAACGTGGTTTTGGCCCGATGCTTCCTGGTATCAAATTGATTCCATACGGAGATGTCGATGCCCTGAAGGAAGCCATCACAGAAAATACAGCAGGCTTCCTGCTTGAACCTATCCAGGGAGAAGCAGGAATCGTCATGCCTCCAGAAGGTTTCCTGAAAGAAGCCTACGAAGTTTGCCAAGATGAGAATGTCTTATTCATCGCAGACGAAATCCAGGCAGGTCTTGGCCGCAGCGGAAAAATGTTCGCATGCGATTGGGAAAATGTCAGCCCTGATATGCTTATTCTTGGTAAAGCATTAGGTGGCGGTGTATTTCCGATTTCCTGTGTTGTCGCCAACAAAGATGTCCTCGGCGTCTTCAACCCTGGATCCCACGGTAGTACGTTTGGCGGAAACCCACTTGCATGTGCCGTTTCTGTGGCGTCCCTTGAGGTGTTGGAAGAAGAGAAATTAGCTTCCCGTTCTCTAGAGCTTGGAAACTACATGATGAAAGAGCTTAAATCTATTGACAACCCGAAAATCAAAGAGGTTCGCGGGAAAGGGCTCTTTATAGGCGTAGAAATGACTGAGCCTGCTCGCAGCTATTGCGAAGAGTTGAAAGAGAAAGGCTTACTCTGTAAAGAAACACACGAAAACGTCATTCGCTTTGGACCACCACTTGTCATTGAAAAAGAAGATCTGGACTGGGCCATCGCCCAGATCAAAGAAGTCTTGAGCTGA